One window of Alosa sapidissima isolate fAloSap1 chromosome 21, fAloSap1.pri, whole genome shotgun sequence genomic DNA carries:
- the LOC121695635 gene encoding uncharacterized protein LOC121695635 isoform X1 gives MMKWDDISNQKKRMDSHEDRTAPEERSITTDASPSAVQPASTEPISAEAHMGVHQLSTSRIQMEMLPLRDYITDLSKEEWDSFSDAMINPVTKAHFLEVCLIVAKHVTLSALKVIMPSLARRLGEDPEFLMAPDESHGYVNVIGTRPKNPSIIYIEDDLDVIKLKKGVLTKVISKAGSRSSLRSCDEPLMSSRSSSGKRSSTSLQTTSLPQHGITKDHILRNVQRSLTKLTEAGLTPDSEEWIDAIVTEVTQAIDSTFNETSPDLQSSSRFALSLQKIKSIELMKNISLKLKTYMAQQHKPSKKQTSSLVEDIENNSILVSTTAEAMTTIIQEMETCLDGNDKTHPTKKLLATMKRAVKMLACQSVSSKDILALGTLGTNDLGELNVSEKEKLGQNSGQGSSIALDRLSSDQFRTKAKKAISDVLTEKVKVVHSTSSAGPCFPSGSVLKSNIIMEDKDLFSSCSPHPVHSVGSMIVDAFVEEITSIIESTECARESLTNEETASDTQFGESSVVPITFKNQTVEAAKGLYNKVQRKIGVFFKNPLILWHKSMSIPDIEKIEALQVTDAFSAQNPQYSGVQPTSTCSEQLQPHTRPFLRKTHSDGTHSGWVALGEFNLNQTQIDECTKEALKGILTPFWSKESEEPSLSLSTSADTFVENVIFQLDDLISSTSSMTLESSSDQSNKNSFENVTRTSDSTSRKSSSLACLQKMSSERFQTNALRAVSEAVLKTVRSHNASGTLNQHYLPERVQVSSFFFLPVEREASDTEAFEQDRPNVDVDSAASIMADQFVTDLQSCVESLHSMKDKPHKGNFFSTVSKLHQHLLNKMEEFFGQISFKGIRSYEQLVKEPTDGQSSISEVEHPPSEEHNIHPLVDPKDTTKDILIKVFTLYKDEMMGENAECDISPAVSTEDQNIILQLEAYFAESPVQKLGDEDYTDETVPSPTKLSQKLSEDEFQSKAEKLVSDVLLLAVRTLTYSLDSQADPHISSLEAQNAASDLVKQVSDVVQKLLEATASETPESSYDMKDCTDMDIQPSHSISQTSEDAIETIWSNTCKTFQSFKRKLKKIFSKYRHTQPKSEDEDKEAINKAFGFILEELAQSVDLDEDHQMIRGIVNAMIDNIGEEDVQLMKEPQRANSSSSTASKSKLSTLSSEVLPGAVLSLSETPAEAPPVHHLYIDMGDMAENEPSPMSHESIVNIVNTISAELNVQNEDCSLSLTQDLTSVGERLERLLCDERLSSLSHNLANLIHHLCFKDQKGMAATKSASDSLLLSMGQSGKFPPKNIVRQIVQVYAEETVKHLFLPCFNIPSPWNMDVEGVFQHASSSASCPSFLHSLSEIVPQGALRSPSQILHSTLQVLTTVMTRDVMNMLAPTLQTTGDLKGQTDQQPVPQHLFGRPCSGDPTQISVSKDIVMGSPYPSLNPVDSTSDDYTSLVTVLIIRLLSKLNDQESLSDDMLDICRVLINRVITEIDAALGIAKSMACLYDVTCIKKVFRAVYNDLMHEFGSKDILLNVMMSEDPCFEKSLVTSLTREFMQTTISPNLKEEKTKKRTLSFLPKLSKIKAFFHIKKSKSGSSRKEQSINVDQNPTSAHVDPAVLCAECLPCGAPVSSSDKTITIASSEKNAHKGFFSRIISSLSRKSPKIHPEALH, from the exons ATGATGAAATGGGATGATATTTCAAACCAAAAG AAAAGAATGGATTCTCATGAGGATAGAACTGCACCGGAGGAGAGAAGCATCACAACTGATG CTTCTCCATCTGCAGTTCAGCCAGCCTCCACAGAGCCCATATCAGCAGAGGCTCACATGGGCGTCCATCAGCTGTCCACTTCCAGGATCCAGATGGAGATGTTGCCATTGCGTGACTACATTACGGATCTCAGTAAAGA GGAATGGGATTCATTTTCTGATGCTATGATCAACCCT GTGACAAAGGCACATTTTCTTGAAGTGTGCTTGATCGTAGCTAAACATGTTACTTTGAGTGCACTTAAAGTCATCATGCCAAGCCTTGCCAGAAGGCTAGGAGAGGACCCAGAGTTTTTGATGGCACCAGATGAGAGCCATGGCTATGTAAACGTCATCGGCACTAGGCCAAAAAACCCATCAATAATCTACATTGAAGATGATCTGGATGTCATCAAACTTAAAAAGGGGGTCCTTACCAAGGTCATCTCTAAAGCAGGTAGCAGGTCATCTCTAAGATCCTGTGATGAGCCACTCATGAGCTCACGCAGTTCTTCTGGAAAGAG GTCCAGCACCTCCCTGCAAACTACTTCATTACCCCAGCATGGAATCACAAAGGACCATATCCTGCGCAATGTCCAGAGGAGTCTTACCAAATTGACTGAAGCTGGTTTAACTCCAGATTCTGAAGAATGGATTGACGCCATTGTGACAGAAGTCACACAAGCTATAGACTCAACCTTTAACGAGACCAGCCCAGACTTGCAAAGCTCATCAAGATTTGCACTTTCACTTCAAAAGATCAAGAGTATTGAACTAATGAAAAATATTTCTTTGAAGTTGAAAACATATATGGCTCAACAACACAAGCCCTCAAAAAAACAGACTTCTTCCCTTGTCGAAGACATTGAAAACAATTCCATTTTGGTTTCAACTACTGCAGAGGCAATGACTACCATCATAcaggaaatggaaacatgttTGGATGGAAATGACAAAACCCATCCTACTAAAAAACTACTTGCAACTATGAAGAGGGCTGTTAAAATGCTGGCTTGCCAAAGTGTTTCTTCTAAGGATATCCTTGCTCTTGGTACTCTTGGTACCAATGACCTTGGTGAGCTCAACGTTTCTGAGAAAGAAAAGCTTGGCCAGAATTCAGGTCAAGGTTCAAGCATTGCATTGGACAGGCTCTCAAGTGACCAATTCCGCACAAAGGCAAAGAAGGCTATCAGTGATGTTCTCACTGAAAAGGTCAAAGTAGTGCATTCCACGTCTTCAGCTGGACCTTGTTTTCCATCTGGGTCTGTTCTTAAGAGTAACATCATTATGGAAGACAAGGATCTTTTCTCTAGCTGTTCTCCTCATCCAGTTCACTCTGTTGGTTCTATGATCGTCGATGCATTTGTGGAGGAGATTACATCTATAATAGAATCCACTGAATGTGCAAGAGAATCACTTACAAATGAGGAAACAGCAAGTGACACCCAATTCGGTGAGTCCTCTGTGGTACCAATTACTTTTAAAAATCAGACTGTTGAAGCGGCCAAAGGGCTTTACAACAAAGTCCAACGAAAGATCGGGGTGTTTTTCAAGAACCCACTGATTCTGTGGCACAAAAGCATGTCAATCCCTGATATCGAAAAAATAGAGGCCCTGCAGGTGACGGATGCTTTTTCTGCTCAGAACCCTCAGTACTCTGGTGTTCAACCAACCAGTACTTGCAGCGAGCAGCTTCAGCCCCATACCAGGCCATTTCTCAGAAAGACACATAGTGATGGCACACATAGTGGGTGGGTGGCTTTAGGTGAATTTAATTTGAACCAGACTCAGATTGATGAATGCACGAAAGAAGCCTTGAAAGGGATCCTTACCCCTTTCTGGTCTAAGGAGTCAGAGGAACCATCTTTATCCTTAAGCACATCGGCTGACACGTTTGTGGAAAATGTCATTTTCCAACTGGATGATCTGATCTCTTCAACCTCTTCAATGACCTTAGAGAGCAGCAGTGACCAATCCAACAAGAACTCGTTTGAGAATGTCACAAGGACCTCTGATTCAACATCCAGAAAGTCTTCTTCCCTGGCATGTCTTCAAAAAATGTCTAGCGAAAGGTTTCAAACAAATGCTCTTAGGGCTGTAAGCGAAGCCGTACTTAAAACAGTAAGAAGCCATAATGCTAGTGGCACACTGAATCAACATTATTTGCCAGAAAGGGTTCAAGTGAGCTCCTTCTTTTTCCTTCCGGTGGAAAGAGAGGCTTCTGACACTGAAGCATTTGAGCAAGACAGACCTAATGTAGATGTAGATTCTGCTGCGTCAATAATGGCAGATCAGTTCGTGACTGACCTGCAGAGTTGTGTTGAGTCTCTGCATTCTATGAAGGACAAGCCACATAAGGGGAATTTCTTCTCTACAGTTTCAAAACTGCATCAACATTTGCTGAACAAGATGGAAGAGTTTTTTGGTCAAATATCCTTTAAGGGAATCCGCTCATATGAACAACTAGTGAAGGAACCTACAGACGGGCAAAGTTCCATCAGTGAGGTTGAGCATCCCCCTTCGGAGGAGCACAACATCCACCCACTGGTCGATCCCAAGGACACCACCAAAGATATTCTGATCAAGGTTTTCACATTATATAAAGATGAGATGATGGGTGAAAATGCAGAGTGTGATATATCACCTGCTGTCTCAACTGAAGACCAAAATATAATTCTGCAACTTGAAGCTTATTTTGCTGAGTCACCTGTTCAAAAACTTGGCGATGAGGATTACACTGACGAAACAGTCCCATCACCTACAAAGCTTAGCCAGAAACTCTCAGAGGATGAGTTTCAAAGTAAAGCTGAAAAGCTTGTGAGTGATGTTTTATTGCTCGCTGTCAGGACTTTAACATACTCTCTAGATTCACAGGCAGACCCACACATTTCTTCCCTGGAGGCACAGAATGCTGCTTCTGATTTAGTCAAACAAGTGAGTGATGTGGTGCAGAAACTTTTGGAAGCCACAGCCTCAGAAACTCCAGAAAGCTCATATGATATGAAAGACTGCACTGATATGGATATACAACCTTCACATAGCATCTCTCAAACATCTGAAGATGCTATTGAGACAATTTGGTCCAACACTTGCAAAACATTCCAAAGCTTCAagagaaaactgaaaaaaatattttccaagTACCGCCACACACAACCCAAATCTGAGGATGAAGACAAAGAAGCTATTAACAAGGCGTTTGGTTTTATTCTGGAGGAACTTGCACAGTCTGTTGATTTAGATGAGGACCACCAAATGATAAGAGGTATAGTCAATGCAATGATAGACAACATTGGAGAGGAGGATGTCCAGTTAATGAAAGAACCACAAAGGGCTAATTCCTCCTCATCCACTGCTTCCAAAAGCAAACTATCAACACTGAGCTCTGAGGTCTTACCTGGTGCAGTCCTCAGCCTTAGTGAGACACCTGCTGAAGCACCTCCTGTGCACCATCTTTATATTGACATGGGTGACATGGCTGAAAATGAGCCCTCTCCTATGTCTCATGAATCAATCGTCAACATTGTAAACACCATCTCTGCTGAGCTGAATGTGCAGAATGAGGATTGttcgctctcactcactcaggaTCTTACCTCAGTGGGggaaaggctggagagattgcTGTGTGATGAGAGACTGAGCTCACTCTCGCACAATCTTGCTAACCTGATTCACCATCTTTGCTTTAAGGACCAAAAAGGAATGGCTGCCACAAAGTCTGCTTCTGATTCTCTACTTTTGAGCATGGGACAGAGTGGCAAATTCCCCCCAAAAAATATTGTCAGACAGATTGTGCAGGTTTATGCTGAGGAGACAGTGAAGCATTTGTTCCTTCCTTGCTTCAACATTCCATCACCTTGGAATATGGATGTGGAAGGAGTTTTCCAACATGCTTCATCCTCTGCATCTTGCCCCAGTTTCCTACattccttatctgaaatagtaCCCCAAGGTGCCTTGAGATCTCCTTCACAAATACTGCACAGCACATTACAAGTTCTTACCACAGTCATGACGAGGGATGTCATGAACATGCTAGCCCCGACTCTGCAAACAACAGGGGATTTAAAGGGGCAAACGGACCAGCAGCCGGTACCACAGCATCTCTTTGGCAGACCTTGCTCAGGTGATCCCACGCAGATTTCAGTAAGCAAGGATATTGTAATGGGTTCCCCTTATCCTTCACTGAACCCAGTGGATTCCACCTCAGATGATTACACCAGCCTGGTTACTGTATTAATCATTCGACTACTTTCTAAGTTGAATGATCAAGAGTCACTTTCTGATGATATGTTAGACATATGTAGAGTGCTAATTAACAGGGTAATTACAGAAATTGATGCTGCATTGGGCATAGCGAAAAGTATGGCCTGTCTATATGACGTGACGTGCATTAAAAAAGTATTTAGAGCCGTTTACAATGATCTCATGCATGAGTTTGGCAGTAAAGACATTCTCCTGAATGTGATGATGTCAGAGGATCCTTGTTTTGAGAAGTCTCTGGTCACATCCCTAACACGTGAATTCATGCAAACCACTATTTCGCCAAATCTAAAGGAAGAGAAGACCAAGAAGCGGACACTTAGTTTCCTACCAAAACTATCAAAAATCAAGGCCTTTTTTCATATCAAg AAATCAAAGTCAGGCAGTAGTAGAAAGGAGCAGTCCATCAACGTGGATCAGAATCCGACATCGGCTCATGTTGATCCAG CTGTCCTATGTGCAGAGTGCTTACCTTGTGGTGCACCAGTTTCCTCCAGTGACAAGACTATCACCATCGCTTCATCAGAGAAGAACGCTCACAAGGGCTTTTTCTCCAGAATCATCTCTAGTTTATCTAGAAAATCCCCAAAGATACACCCAGAGGCACTTCATTAA
- the LOC121695635 gene encoding uncharacterized protein LOC121695635 isoform X2 codes for MIKWDDISNDKKRMDSHEDRTAPEERSITTDASPSAVQPASTEPISAEAHMGVHQLSTSRIQMEMLPLRDYITDLSKEEWDSFSDAMINPVTKAHFLEVCLIVAKHVTLSALKVIMPSLARRLGEDPEFLMAPDESHGYVNVIGTRPKNPSIIYIEDDLDVIKLKKGVLTKVISKAGSRSSLRSCDEPLMSSRSSSGKRSSTSLQTTSLPQHGITKDHILRNVQRSLTKLTEAGLTPDSEEWIDAIVTEVTQAIDSTFNETSPDLQSSSRFALSLQKIKSIELMKNISLKLKTYMAQQHKPSKKQTSSLVEDIENNSILVSTTAEAMTTIIQEMETCLDGNDKTHPTKKLLATMKRAVKMLACQSVSSKDILALGTLGTNDLGELNVSEKEKLGQNSGQGSSIALDRLSSDQFRTKAKKAISDVLTEKVKVVHSTSSAGPCFPSGSVLKSNIIMEDKDLFSSCSPHPVHSVGSMIVDAFVEEITSIIESTECARESLTNEETASDTQFGESSVVPITFKNQTVEAAKGLYNKVQRKIGVFFKNPLILWHKSMSIPDIEKIEALQVTDAFSAQNPQYSGVQPTSTCSEQLQPHTRPFLRKTHSDGTHSGWVALGEFNLNQTQIDECTKEALKGILTPFWSKESEEPSLSLSTSADTFVENVIFQLDDLISSTSSMTLESSSDQSNKNSFENVTRTSDSTSRKSSSLACLQKMSSERFQTNALRAVSEAVLKTVRSHNASGTLNQHYLPERVQVSSFFFLPVEREASDTEAFEQDRPNVDVDSAASIMADQFVTDLQSCVESLHSMKDKPHKGNFFSTVSKLHQHLLNKMEEFFGQISFKGIRSYEQLVKEPTDGQSSISEVEHPPSEEHNIHPLVDPKDTTKDILIKVFTLYKDEMMGENAECDISPAVSTEDQNIILQLEAYFAESPVQKLGDEDYTDETVPSPTKLSQKLSEDEFQSKAEKLVSDVLLLAVRTLTYSLDSQADPHISSLEAQNAASDLVKQVSDVVQKLLEATASETPESSYDMKDCTDMDIQPSHSISQTSEDAIETIWSNTCKTFQSFKRKLKKIFSKYRHTQPKSEDEDKEAINKAFGFILEELAQSVDLDEDHQMIRGIVNAMIDNIGEEDVQLMKEPQRANSSSSTASKSKLSTLSSEVLPGAVLSLSETPAEAPPVHHLYIDMGDMAENEPSPMSHESIVNIVNTISAELNVQNEDCSLSLTQDLTSVGERLERLLCDERLSSLSHNLANLIHHLCFKDQKGMAATKSASDSLLLSMGQSGKFPPKNIVRQIVQVYAEETVKHLFLPCFNIPSPWNMDVEGVFQHASSSASCPSFLHSLSEIVPQGALRSPSQILHSTLQVLTTVMTRDVMNMLAPTLQTTGDLKGQTDQQPVPQHLFGRPCSGDPTQISVSKDIVMGSPYPSLNPVDSTSDDYTSLVTVLIIRLLSKLNDQESLSDDMLDICRVLINRVITEIDAALGIAKSMACLYDVTCIKKVFRAVYNDLMHEFGSKDILLNVMMSEDPCFEKSLVTSLTREFMQTTISPNLKEEKTKKRTLSFLPKLSKIKAFFHIKKSKSGSSRKEQSINVDQNPTSAHVDPAVLCAECLPCGAPVSSSDKTITIASSEKNAHKGFFSRIISSLSRKSPKIHPEALH; via the exons ATGATAAAATGGGATGATATTTCAAACGACAAG AAAAGAATGGATTCTCATGAGGATAGAACTGCACCGGAGGAGAGAAGCATCACAACTGATG CTTCTCCATCTGCAGTTCAGCCAGCCTCCACAGAGCCCATATCAGCAGAGGCTCACATGGGCGTCCATCAGCTGTCCACTTCCAGGATCCAGATGGAGATGTTGCCATTGCGTGACTACATTACGGATCTCAGTAAAGA GGAATGGGATTCATTTTCTGATGCTATGATCAACCCT GTGACAAAGGCACATTTTCTTGAAGTGTGCTTGATCGTAGCTAAACATGTTACTTTGAGTGCACTTAAAGTCATCATGCCAAGCCTTGCCAGAAGGCTAGGAGAGGACCCAGAGTTTTTGATGGCACCAGATGAGAGCCATGGCTATGTAAACGTCATCGGCACTAGGCCAAAAAACCCATCAATAATCTACATTGAAGATGATCTGGATGTCATCAAACTTAAAAAGGGGGTCCTTACCAAGGTCATCTCTAAAGCAGGTAGCAGGTCATCTCTAAGATCCTGTGATGAGCCACTCATGAGCTCACGCAGTTCTTCTGGAAAGAG GTCCAGCACCTCCCTGCAAACTACTTCATTACCCCAGCATGGAATCACAAAGGACCATATCCTGCGCAATGTCCAGAGGAGTCTTACCAAATTGACTGAAGCTGGTTTAACTCCAGATTCTGAAGAATGGATTGACGCCATTGTGACAGAAGTCACACAAGCTATAGACTCAACCTTTAACGAGACCAGCCCAGACTTGCAAAGCTCATCAAGATTTGCACTTTCACTTCAAAAGATCAAGAGTATTGAACTAATGAAAAATATTTCTTTGAAGTTGAAAACATATATGGCTCAACAACACAAGCCCTCAAAAAAACAGACTTCTTCCCTTGTCGAAGACATTGAAAACAATTCCATTTTGGTTTCAACTACTGCAGAGGCAATGACTACCATCATAcaggaaatggaaacatgttTGGATGGAAATGACAAAACCCATCCTACTAAAAAACTACTTGCAACTATGAAGAGGGCTGTTAAAATGCTGGCTTGCCAAAGTGTTTCTTCTAAGGATATCCTTGCTCTTGGTACTCTTGGTACCAATGACCTTGGTGAGCTCAACGTTTCTGAGAAAGAAAAGCTTGGCCAGAATTCAGGTCAAGGTTCAAGCATTGCATTGGACAGGCTCTCAAGTGACCAATTCCGCACAAAGGCAAAGAAGGCTATCAGTGATGTTCTCACTGAAAAGGTCAAAGTAGTGCATTCCACGTCTTCAGCTGGACCTTGTTTTCCATCTGGGTCTGTTCTTAAGAGTAACATCATTATGGAAGACAAGGATCTTTTCTCTAGCTGTTCTCCTCATCCAGTTCACTCTGTTGGTTCTATGATCGTCGATGCATTTGTGGAGGAGATTACATCTATAATAGAATCCACTGAATGTGCAAGAGAATCACTTACAAATGAGGAAACAGCAAGTGACACCCAATTCGGTGAGTCCTCTGTGGTACCAATTACTTTTAAAAATCAGACTGTTGAAGCGGCCAAAGGGCTTTACAACAAAGTCCAACGAAAGATCGGGGTGTTTTTCAAGAACCCACTGATTCTGTGGCACAAAAGCATGTCAATCCCTGATATCGAAAAAATAGAGGCCCTGCAGGTGACGGATGCTTTTTCTGCTCAGAACCCTCAGTACTCTGGTGTTCAACCAACCAGTACTTGCAGCGAGCAGCTTCAGCCCCATACCAGGCCATTTCTCAGAAAGACACATAGTGATGGCACACATAGTGGGTGGGTGGCTTTAGGTGAATTTAATTTGAACCAGACTCAGATTGATGAATGCACGAAAGAAGCCTTGAAAGGGATCCTTACCCCTTTCTGGTCTAAGGAGTCAGAGGAACCATCTTTATCCTTAAGCACATCGGCTGACACGTTTGTGGAAAATGTCATTTTCCAACTGGATGATCTGATCTCTTCAACCTCTTCAATGACCTTAGAGAGCAGCAGTGACCAATCCAACAAGAACTCGTTTGAGAATGTCACAAGGACCTCTGATTCAACATCCAGAAAGTCTTCTTCCCTGGCATGTCTTCAAAAAATGTCTAGCGAAAGGTTTCAAACAAATGCTCTTAGGGCTGTAAGCGAAGCCGTACTTAAAACAGTAAGAAGCCATAATGCTAGTGGCACACTGAATCAACATTATTTGCCAGAAAGGGTTCAAGTGAGCTCCTTCTTTTTCCTTCCGGTGGAAAGAGAGGCTTCTGACACTGAAGCATTTGAGCAAGACAGACCTAATGTAGATGTAGATTCTGCTGCGTCAATAATGGCAGATCAGTTCGTGACTGACCTGCAGAGTTGTGTTGAGTCTCTGCATTCTATGAAGGACAAGCCACATAAGGGGAATTTCTTCTCTACAGTTTCAAAACTGCATCAACATTTGCTGAACAAGATGGAAGAGTTTTTTGGTCAAATATCCTTTAAGGGAATCCGCTCATATGAACAACTAGTGAAGGAACCTACAGACGGGCAAAGTTCCATCAGTGAGGTTGAGCATCCCCCTTCGGAGGAGCACAACATCCACCCACTGGTCGATCCCAAGGACACCACCAAAGATATTCTGATCAAGGTTTTCACATTATATAAAGATGAGATGATGGGTGAAAATGCAGAGTGTGATATATCACCTGCTGTCTCAACTGAAGACCAAAATATAATTCTGCAACTTGAAGCTTATTTTGCTGAGTCACCTGTTCAAAAACTTGGCGATGAGGATTACACTGACGAAACAGTCCCATCACCTACAAAGCTTAGCCAGAAACTCTCAGAGGATGAGTTTCAAAGTAAAGCTGAAAAGCTTGTGAGTGATGTTTTATTGCTCGCTGTCAGGACTTTAACATACTCTCTAGATTCACAGGCAGACCCACACATTTCTTCCCTGGAGGCACAGAATGCTGCTTCTGATTTAGTCAAACAAGTGAGTGATGTGGTGCAGAAACTTTTGGAAGCCACAGCCTCAGAAACTCCAGAAAGCTCATATGATATGAAAGACTGCACTGATATGGATATACAACCTTCACATAGCATCTCTCAAACATCTGAAGATGCTATTGAGACAATTTGGTCCAACACTTGCAAAACATTCCAAAGCTTCAagagaaaactgaaaaaaatattttccaagTACCGCCACACACAACCCAAATCTGAGGATGAAGACAAAGAAGCTATTAACAAGGCGTTTGGTTTTATTCTGGAGGAACTTGCACAGTCTGTTGATTTAGATGAGGACCACCAAATGATAAGAGGTATAGTCAATGCAATGATAGACAACATTGGAGAGGAGGATGTCCAGTTAATGAAAGAACCACAAAGGGCTAATTCCTCCTCATCCACTGCTTCCAAAAGCAAACTATCAACACTGAGCTCTGAGGTCTTACCTGGTGCAGTCCTCAGCCTTAGTGAGACACCTGCTGAAGCACCTCCTGTGCACCATCTTTATATTGACATGGGTGACATGGCTGAAAATGAGCCCTCTCCTATGTCTCATGAATCAATCGTCAACATTGTAAACACCATCTCTGCTGAGCTGAATGTGCAGAATGAGGATTGttcgctctcactcactcaggaTCTTACCTCAGTGGGggaaaggctggagagattgcTGTGTGATGAGAGACTGAGCTCACTCTCGCACAATCTTGCTAACCTGATTCACCATCTTTGCTTTAAGGACCAAAAAGGAATGGCTGCCACAAAGTCTGCTTCTGATTCTCTACTTTTGAGCATGGGACAGAGTGGCAAATTCCCCCCAAAAAATATTGTCAGACAGATTGTGCAGGTTTATGCTGAGGAGACAGTGAAGCATTTGTTCCTTCCTTGCTTCAACATTCCATCACCTTGGAATATGGATGTGGAAGGAGTTTTCCAACATGCTTCATCCTCTGCATCTTGCCCCAGTTTCCTACattccttatctgaaatagtaCCCCAAGGTGCCTTGAGATCTCCTTCACAAATACTGCACAGCACATTACAAGTTCTTACCACAGTCATGACGAGGGATGTCATGAACATGCTAGCCCCGACTCTGCAAACAACAGGGGATTTAAAGGGGCAAACGGACCAGCAGCCGGTACCACAGCATCTCTTTGGCAGACCTTGCTCAGGTGATCCCACGCAGATTTCAGTAAGCAAGGATATTGTAATGGGTTCCCCTTATCCTTCACTGAACCCAGTGGATTCCACCTCAGATGATTACACCAGCCTGGTTACTGTATTAATCATTCGACTACTTTCTAAGTTGAATGATCAAGAGTCACTTTCTGATGATATGTTAGACATATGTAGAGTGCTAATTAACAGGGTAATTACAGAAATTGATGCTGCATTGGGCATAGCGAAAAGTATGGCCTGTCTATATGACGTGACGTGCATTAAAAAAGTATTTAGAGCCGTTTACAATGATCTCATGCATGAGTTTGGCAGTAAAGACATTCTCCTGAATGTGATGATGTCAGAGGATCCTTGTTTTGAGAAGTCTCTGGTCACATCCCTAACACGTGAATTCATGCAAACCACTATTTCGCCAAATCTAAAGGAAGAGAAGACCAAGAAGCGGACACTTAGTTTCCTACCAAAACTATCAAAAATCAAGGCCTTTTTTCATATCAAg AAATCAAAGTCAGGCAGTAGTAGAAAGGAGCAGTCCATCAACGTGGATCAGAATCCGACATCGGCTCATGTTGATCCAG CTGTCCTATGTGCAGAGTGCTTACCTTGTGGTGCACCAGTTTCCTCCAGTGACAAGACTATCACCATCGCTTCATCAGAGAAGAACGCTCACAAGGGCTTTTTCTCCAGAATCATCTCTAGTTTATCTAGAAAATCCCCAAAGATACACCCAGAGGCACTTCATTAA